From the genome of Pseudoxanthomonas sp., one region includes:
- a CDS encoding glycosyl hydrolase family 18 protein, which yields MLRSLGRTWWLIGALAMTASGSAYAQTVSCSGIPAWTSSTIYNPGDRLVYQSRLYEAKIQIWNAPPTHCTSCGWYQDLGACGTGGNQPPSVTLTSPANGASVATGSTVTVSATASDSDGTIARVEFFRGTTSLGVDTTAPYSVTWTNAAAGSHAFRAVATDNGGATAQSATATISVGTASDTVAPSVPSGLNSPSKTASSVSLAWNASTDNSGGSGVAGYDVYRNGSLAGSATGTTYTSTGLSASTAYSFTVRARDHAGNASAQSGAISVTTSAISDTVAPSVPSGLAVVGQTGSSISLAWNASTDNSGGSGVSGYDIYRNGMLAGSSGNTRYTVTGLAAATSYSFTVRARDVAGNASAQSAAISGSTTSGGGSSKRLLGYFVQWGIYARNYRVKNIDTSGTAAKLTHINYAFGNVRNNRCEVGVTQPSNEATGAGGDAFADYTKAFSAAESVDGVADTWDQPLRGNWNQLKELKAKHPGLKVLISLGGWTWSRGFSEAARPANRQAFVASCIDAYIRGNLPVTDGAGGTGAALGVFDGIDLDWEYPNACGLSCGSAEDRANFTALLAEFRRQLDAVRPGLLLTVAVGAGVDKIAATDPGQYAHYLDFINLMSYDFHGTWEPRTNHHSAVFDSPNDPSTGDVRFYNSNDAVEAFLQRGVPASKLNLGIGFYGRGWTNVPNVNNGLYQSGSAAAGTYEAGNEDYRVLKNLAWPSFIDPVARAHWIYNGTTFWSFDNPAIITEKMNYTKVQGLGGAFFWELSGDDAQGTLAKTMSAGLE from the coding sequence ATGTTGAGGAGCTTGGGCAGGACCTGGTGGCTGATCGGTGCACTGGCGATGACCGCCAGCGGCAGCGCGTATGCGCAGACCGTCAGCTGCAGCGGCATACCCGCGTGGACATCGTCCACCATCTACAACCCCGGCGACCGGCTGGTGTACCAGAGTCGCCTGTACGAAGCGAAGATCCAGATCTGGAACGCCCCACCCACCCACTGCACGAGCTGCGGCTGGTACCAGGACCTGGGTGCGTGCGGCACCGGCGGCAACCAGCCGCCCAGCGTCACCCTGACCTCGCCCGCCAACGGCGCGTCCGTCGCCACCGGCAGCACCGTGACCGTCAGCGCGACCGCCAGCGACAGCGACGGCACCATCGCGCGCGTGGAGTTCTTCCGCGGCACCACGTCGCTGGGTGTGGATACGACCGCGCCCTACAGCGTGACCTGGACCAATGCGGCCGCGGGCAGCCACGCCTTCCGCGCGGTCGCCACCGACAACGGCGGCGCGACCGCGCAGTCGGCCACGGCCACGATCAGCGTAGGCACCGCGTCGGATACCGTCGCGCCCAGCGTGCCGAGCGGATTGAACTCGCCATCGAAGACCGCGTCCAGCGTGTCGCTGGCATGGAACGCGTCCACCGACAACAGTGGCGGCAGTGGCGTGGCCGGTTACGACGTCTACCGCAACGGCTCGCTCGCGGGCTCGGCCACCGGCACCACCTATACCAGCACGGGACTGTCGGCCAGCACCGCCTACAGCTTCACCGTCCGCGCGCGCGACCATGCCGGCAACGCCTCCGCGCAGAGCGGGGCCATCAGCGTGACGACCTCGGCAATCAGCGATACCGTCGCCCCCTCGGTGCCCAGCGGACTGGCCGTGGTAGGCCAGACCGGCAGCAGCATCTCGCTGGCGTGGAACGCCTCCACCGACAACAGCGGTGGCAGCGGCGTGTCCGGCTACGACATCTACCGCAACGGCATGCTCGCCGGGTCGTCCGGCAACACCCGCTACACCGTGACCGGCCTGGCCGCCGCCACGAGCTACAGTTTCACCGTGCGCGCACGCGACGTGGCAGGCAACGCCTCGGCACAGAGCGCCGCCATCAGCGGCAGCACCACCTCGGGAGGCGGCAGCAGCAAGCGGCTGCTCGGCTACTTCGTGCAGTGGGGCATCTACGCGCGCAACTACCGGGTCAAGAACATCGACACCAGCGGTACCGCCGCCAAGCTCACCCACATCAACTACGCCTTCGGCAACGTGCGCAACAACCGCTGCGAAGTCGGCGTGACCCAGCCCAGCAACGAGGCCACCGGCGCGGGAGGCGACGCGTTCGCCGACTACACCAAGGCCTTCAGCGCGGCCGAAAGCGTCGATGGCGTGGCCGACACCTGGGACCAGCCGCTGCGCGGCAACTGGAACCAGCTGAAGGAACTGAAGGCCAAGCATCCCGGCCTGAAGGTGCTGATCTCGCTGGGCGGCTGGACCTGGTCGCGCGGCTTCTCCGAAGCGGCCAGGCCGGCCAACCGGCAGGCGTTCGTGGCCTCGTGCATCGACGCCTACATCCGCGGCAACCTGCCCGTCACCGACGGCGCGGGCGGCACCGGTGCGGCACTGGGTGTGTTCGACGGCATCGACCTGGACTGGGAGTACCCCAACGCCTGCGGCCTCAGCTGCGGGTCGGCGGAGGACCGCGCCAACTTCACCGCCCTGCTCGCCGAGTTCCGCCGCCAGCTCGACGCGGTGCGTCCCGGCCTGCTGCTCACCGTGGCGGTGGGGGCCGGTGTCGACAAGATCGCGGCCACCGATCCGGGCCAGTACGCGCACTACCTGGATTTCATCAACCTCATGAGCTACGACTTCCACGGCACCTGGGAACCGCGGACCAACCATCATTCGGCGGTGTTCGATTCGCCCAACGATCCTTCCACCGGCGACGTGCGCTTCTACAACAGCAATGATGCGGTCGAGGCCTTCCTGCAGCGCGGCGTGCCGGCGTCGAAGTTGAACCTGGGTATCGGCTTCTACGGCCGCGGCTGGACCAACGTGCCCAACGTCAACAACGGCCTGTACCAGAGCGGCAGCGCCGCCGCGGGTACGTACGAAGCGGGCAACGAGGACTACCGCGTGCTGAAGAACCTGGCCTGGCCCAGCTTCATCGACCCCGTCGCGCGCGCGCACTGGATCTACAACGGCACCACGTTCTGGTCGTTCGACAACCCGGCGATCATCACCGAGAAAATGAACTACACGAAGGTGCAGGGGCTGGGCGGTGCGTTCTTCTGGGAGCTCAGCGGCGACGATGCGCAGGGCACCCTGGCCAAGACGATGAGTGCGGGACTGGAGTAA
- a CDS encoding helix-turn-helix domain-containing protein has translation MSLDATLRLLTKASGLTAADLAAAIPRAGVTTVKSWLAGEKMPGGDQLAALARAFGVPAGALLSELATTLDPARTQGEHDLLAAYRALNTRQQGALLEVARGMAGHKVRRKR, from the coding sequence ATGTCACTCGATGCCACCCTGCGTCTGCTCACCAAGGCCAGCGGCCTGACCGCCGCCGATCTCGCCGCCGCCATCCCGCGTGCGGGCGTGACCACGGTGAAATCCTGGCTCGCCGGCGAGAAGATGCCCGGCGGCGACCAGCTCGCCGCCCTCGCGCGCGCCTTCGGCGTACCCGCCGGGGCGCTGCTGTCGGAACTGGCGACCACGCTGGACCCTGCGCGCACCCAGGGCGAGCACGACCTGCTCGCCGCCTACCGGGCACTCAATACACGGCAGCAGGGCGCACTGCTCGAAGTCGCCCGCGGCATGGCCGGGCACAAGGTACGCCGCAAACGCTGA
- the moaB gene encoding molybdenum cofactor biosynthesis protein B produces the protein MSHADALIPLHLCVLTVSDSRTLAEDRSGDYLVEALAQAGHHLHDRALLPDDRYRLRATVSQWIADPAVDGILVTGGTGFTGRDSTPEALLPLLDKEMPGFGELFRHVSVEEIGTSSLQSRAFAGLANQTFLFCLPGSTSACRTAWEKIIRAQLDARTRPCNLATLRPRLKE, from the coding sequence ATGAGCCATGCCGACGCCCTGATCCCCCTGCACCTTTGCGTGCTGACCGTGTCCGACAGCCGTACCCTCGCCGAGGACCGCTCCGGCGACTACCTTGTCGAGGCACTCGCGCAGGCGGGCCACCACCTGCACGACCGCGCCCTGCTCCCCGACGACCGCTATCGCCTGCGCGCGACCGTCTCGCAGTGGATCGCGGACCCTGCTGTCGATGGCATCCTGGTGACCGGCGGCACCGGTTTCACCGGCCGCGACTCCACGCCCGAAGCGCTGCTGCCGCTGCTGGACAAGGAAATGCCCGGCTTCGGCGAACTGTTCCGCCATGTCAGCGTCGAGGAGATCGGCACCTCGTCATTGCAGTCGCGCGCGTTCGCCGGCCTGGCCAACCAGACCTTCCTCTTCTGCCTGCCCGGTTCCACCTCGGCCTGCCGCACGGCATGGGAGAAGATCATCCGCGCGCAACTCGACGCACGCACGCGTCCGTGCAACCTGGCGACGCTGCGTCCCCGTTTGAAGGAATGA
- the ppk2 gene encoding polyphosphate kinase 2, producing MKSLKRKDYEARLKPLQLELAAMARWASHSGARIVVVMEGRDTAGKGGAIGAITEHLNPRQCRVVALPKPSEREATQWYFQRYIAHLPAAGEIVLFDRSWYNRAGVEKVMGYCTDEQHARFLQQAPVFERGITDDGILLFKYWLCVDQAQQEERFAERAEEPLKSWKLSPIDLKAREKYADYTAARETMLEATHTKHAPWTLVDFNDQRIGRLTLIRDLLDRLPDTQVPLEPLGLPPLKGKLHRERYGVLKPIKPHHGG from the coding sequence ATGAAATCCCTCAAGCGCAAGGACTACGAAGCCCGCCTCAAGCCGCTGCAGCTCGAACTCGCCGCGATGGCGCGCTGGGCGTCCCACTCCGGCGCGCGCATCGTGGTGGTGATGGAAGGCCGCGACACCGCGGGCAAGGGCGGCGCGATCGGCGCGATCACCGAACACCTCAACCCGCGCCAGTGCCGGGTGGTGGCGTTGCCCAAGCCCAGCGAGCGCGAAGCCACGCAGTGGTACTTCCAGCGCTACATCGCGCACCTGCCCGCGGCGGGCGAGATCGTGCTGTTCGACCGCAGCTGGTACAACCGCGCCGGCGTGGAGAAGGTCATGGGCTACTGCACCGACGAACAGCACGCGCGCTTCCTGCAGCAGGCGCCGGTGTTCGAGCGCGGCATCACCGACGACGGCATCCTGCTGTTCAAGTACTGGCTGTGCGTGGACCAGGCGCAGCAGGAAGAGCGCTTCGCAGAACGCGCCGAAGAACCGCTGAAGAGCTGGAAGCTGTCGCCCATCGACCTGAAGGCGCGCGAGAAGTACGCCGACTACACCGCCGCGCGCGAAACCATGCTGGAAGCGACGCATACGAAGCACGCGCCATGGACGCTGGTCGACTTCAACGACCAGCGCATCGGTCGCCTCACTCTGATCCGCGACCTGCTGGATCGCCTGCCGGATACGCAGGTGCCGCTGGAGCCGCTGGGCCTGCCGCCACTGAAGGGCAAGCTGCACCGGGAACGCTACGGCGTGCTGAAGCCGATCAAGCCGCACCACGGCGGCTGA